From Chloracidobacterium sp. N, the proteins below share one genomic window:
- a CDS encoding ATP-binding protein, which produces MSAEHPVIGLSSATANQPTTSDSFCFWLAPGVIVNPFDIVEAEQVAPDGTSRTFGIVTTLEHSTDAPTHLSNFISNDFGQVSVEPNTVRQGTTVAHAAVLSNDRDIYMPVMNDRPVRFADETGIHTALGVDQVPERYRVPAGLIEMSNGTRAVVYLDSRYILGPEGAHVNITGISGLATKTSYAIFLIQSILQKAQNRDRIGVIILNVKHGDLLTIDQPPRARLPPEEHQLWEALGLTPQPFSNVRYLLPHGKTTHNDGRPNSFRLPERDWYLYAYSLADTYNKLDLLLSNIPDPWDTVGALIGEINQGLSDPKTGQWGPTGKWKGVTDWNSLLNGEPLVKDGQAQQVGDVRAVSVGRFRRLLRRTVETRQTGIFVDHRPRDVKNLSQEIARIRGGETIVVDIARLADDEQTLVFGDILRTIYALYAEEGSENENLPEKVIIFVDELNKYAPAREKGSPIIEQVLDIAERGRSLGVVLLGAEQFMSAVHERVVGNCSTMVIGRSGSAELSSPAYRFLDPAVKANVSRLQKGELVISHATFRQPVKIRFPRPAYLQEGIQD; this is translated from the coding sequence ATGTCCGCAGAGCACCCAGTGATTGGACTTTCTTCGGCAACAGCCAATCAGCCAACCACATCCGATAGTTTCTGCTTCTGGCTTGCGCCAGGGGTCATCGTCAACCCCTTCGATATTGTGGAGGCAGAGCAAGTGGCTCCTGATGGGACAAGTCGCACGTTTGGCATCGTCACCACGCTGGAGCACAGCACCGATGCGCCGACGCATCTGTCCAACTTCATCTCGAACGATTTTGGGCAGGTGTCGGTTGAGCCGAACACGGTGCGCCAAGGCACGACCGTTGCGCACGCGGCTGTCCTCTCAAACGATCGAGACATCTACATGCCTGTGATGAATGACCGGCCGGTACGCTTTGCCGATGAGACGGGCATTCACACGGCGTTGGGCGTTGACCAGGTGCCGGAGCGGTATCGCGTGCCGGCAGGGCTGATTGAGATGTCCAACGGAACCCGTGCCGTCGTCTATCTCGACAGTCGCTACATTCTCGGACCCGAGGGCGCGCACGTCAACATCACCGGCATCTCAGGGTTGGCCACGAAGACGTCCTATGCCATCTTTCTCATTCAGTCCATCTTGCAAAAGGCCCAAAACCGCGATCGCATCGGCGTCATCATTCTGAACGTCAAGCACGGCGACCTGCTCACGATTGACCAGCCCCCGCGCGCAAGGCTTCCTCCGGAGGAGCATCAGCTTTGGGAAGCGCTTGGTCTAACGCCCCAGCCGTTCAGCAACGTGCGCTATCTGTTGCCACACGGCAAGACGACGCACAATGACGGCAGGCCGAACAGTTTCCGCCTCCCGGAGCGCGACTGGTATCTCTATGCCTACTCGCTGGCGGACACGTACAACAAACTGGATTTGCTCCTCTCCAACATTCCCGATCCGTGGGACACCGTCGGCGCACTGATCGGCGAGATTAACCAGGGGCTTTCCGATCCTAAAACGGGACAGTGGGGGCCAACAGGCAAATGGAAAGGTGTAACCGATTGGAACAGCCTGCTGAACGGCGAACCACTGGTCAAGGACGGCCAGGCCCAGCAAGTAGGCGACGTCCGCGCCGTCTCCGTCGGCCGGTTTCGACGCCTGCTGAGGCGCACCGTAGAGACCCGCCAGACCGGGATTTTCGTCGACCACCGTCCCCGGGACGTCAAGAATCTGAGCCAGGAGATCGCCAGGATACGCGGCGGGGAGACAATCGTCGTTGACATCGCCCGCCTGGCCGATGATGAACAGACGCTCGTTTTCGGAGACATCCTGCGCACCATCTACGCCCTCTACGCCGAGGAAGGGAGCGAGAACGAGAATTTGCCGGAGAAGGTGATCATCTTTGTGGACGAACTGAACAAGTATGCGCCTGCCCGCGAAAAAGGATCACCCATCATTGAGCAGGTGTTAGACATTGCCGAGCGCGGGCGTTCGCTTGGAGTTGTGCTCTTAGGTGCGGAACAATTCATGAGCGCCGTGCACGAGCGCGTCGTTGGCAACTGTTCGACGATGGTCATCGGTCGCAGCGGCTCGGCTGAACTTTCCTCGCCAGCGTACCGTTTTCTTGACCCAGCCGTCAAAGCCAACGTCTCACGCTTGCAGAAAGGCGAACTCGTGATTAGCCACGCCACATTTCGTCAGCCGGTGAAAATCCGGTTCCCGCGTCCAGCGTACTTGCAAGAGGGAATTCAAGACTAA